In Tissierellales bacterium, one DNA window encodes the following:
- a CDS encoding DUF2809 domain-containing protein, with protein sequence MKKRILYLLLALITISAGLLSRKFADYLPSIVNLYLGDVMYALMMYWLIGMLFPKKSFGSKAFFAIVVCFCIEFSQMIEFEWLKFVRSTTLGRLILGRGFLISDLISYLVGASIGLVIEKTLYREK encoded by the coding sequence ATGAAAAAGAGAATTTTGTATTTACTATTAGCGTTAATAACTATAAGTGCAGGTCTATTGTCTCGAAAGTTTGCAGATTATCTTCCTAGTATAGTAAATCTTTATCTGGGTGATGTAATGTATGCTCTCATGATGTATTGGCTAATTGGAATGCTATTTCCTAAAAAAAGTTTTGGTAGCAAGGCTTTTTTTGCTATAGTTGTGTGCTTCTGTATAGAGTTTAGTCAGATGATTGAGTTTGAATGGTTAAAGTTTGTTAGAAGTACTACATTAGGGAGACTGATTTTGGGAAGAGGATTTTTGATAAGTGATTTGATTTCTTATTTAGTGGGAGCGAGTATTGGACTGGTGATTGAAAAGACATTATATAGAGAAAAATAA